Below is a genomic region from Henckelia pumila isolate YLH828 chromosome 3, ASM3356847v2, whole genome shotgun sequence.
ATGACTCCCCAAGTAATTCGGACTCTACTGCACCATCAAATAACAACACTGATAAACTCCCTCCTGAAATCATAATTCTGTCCAGTGATTCGGAGGACGAAGATGTCGAAGTTGTCCTACTATCTTCTGAAGGTGAGAATGCTAATTCAGGAAGTGAAACAAATGCTGGAAATGGTGACAAAACTGTGTTGGATCGGGCTGATGGCAAGAATGCAATAAGATGTAAAGATGCAGATGTTTCGATCGCAACCGACTGTGGTGGAGAAGAATCGGAATCATGTCCCTCAGATGAGGCAACCACCGAAACCCCTGCTTCCATCCTAGATGACAGCAGTGGTGACTCCACCTACATACAAAGCTCTCAGTCTTCCAACTCAGTAGATGATGTTTACTGATAAACTATGGTGTCCCGTACTAGTAAATAGTGTTTGGTTAATGAGACTCATATTTCATGCCTCACATTTCGATTGGTTTTGGATCACGGTTATGACTCCTCTTAAGTTATTTCCGTTGTAAGTAGATGTTGCTTACCGTATTGGGCATAAGTACTCTAGTAGTGGTATATATGTTTTGTTTAAGATGGCTACTCATCGGTCAATCAACCAAACATGAAGCACTATTGTAAATGTATGTTGATGCATAATATATGTCTCCCTATTTTGTTTAAGAGGATCTCTCATTCTCCCACACATATCAGTGTTGTAAATTTGTTTTCTTTAAGATGATCTCTTAATCTCACACACATTTTCTAAGGAACATAACAGAAGGAGAAGAATGAGAAACCATAAATTCCAACAATGTTGATAGCAAAGAAATATTGTGTTACAAAATACATAAAACCAATAGTTTCGTTCAATCCTAAACCAAATAGGTGGATCattaattgaaaattttcaCAAGTATATAAAAACATCCGAAAATTATTTTAACTTTGACATATTGTCTTCGTACTGCATTTCCATTAATGATAAGCACCAAATGTCTAGTTCAATAcaacatattatatataatctAATTAATTAAGGGAGACTATGAAAATACTGAACTGTACGAATAAAACcatataatattataacatGACAATCACCAAAAAATCAACTGGTGTACTTACAACAAAAGCGCTCGAACAAGTAATATAATCTTGCGCTCGATAAAAGGTTTTTAACCACAAACGCAAGTACACCATAGTCATAAGCATAGACACTACAGAGGCTCGACAATAGAACCCATGGCTtacataatgttttccaaaacacAAAATATGTAGTGCCCTAGATGCAAAATATCAAAACAAGTTCTTGATCCAATCATCAATCTTTCTGCAGTAGCCGTCGAATCAAACTTAACCTACCCTCATGGGGCAAACGCAAGAACAGTACTAACTTGCTTGGATTGTCTACCATCAACTCCGCTACAAATACTTTATCATCCATGTTGATCTCTGTCATATGTCCTAATGCGTCAAATGCATTATCCATAAGGGCAGCTATCTTCTCGTCAGTACCAAGTTTCTTTACGAGATCCGACATAGTTGACTTAGTAATGTCTGCTAAATTGTTGATAGCATGGACAATACCATCATCACTTTCAACATTTTTCTTGCATTTCTTTGAGTCTCCCTTTCGATTGCTAGTTGCATTAGACAAAGGACTTTGTGACACTGATATTGATTCACCGGCACCCTCTGTCACATTGAAAAAATCAGTTGCCACATATTCGACATCAGTACTTACATCAGTGTTGATGTTCAGAACATCTTGTACAGCAGCCGCAAATGGCTCAACATAGCTCCCTGCTGCCC
It encodes:
- the LOC140888735 gene encoding uncharacterized protein; the protein is MESGPSIFNAKGKGNKTEKTRRTWSVREEEALIEALKTAVHRGFRSENGFRCGYLSFLETELAKAFPGSNIRANPHIVSKIHVWKKTHGSLMSMLSRSGIGWNDTDKVIEASNEAWEEFVKSDNNARLMRNKSWPFFNDWCEIFGNDRAAGSYVEPFAAAVQDVLNINTDVSTDVEYVATDFFNVTEGAGESISVSQSPLSNATSNRKGDSKKCKKNVESDDGIVHAINNLADITKSTMSDLVKKLGTDEKIAALMDNAFDALGHMTEINMDDKVFVAELMVDNPSKLVLFLRLPHEGRLSLIRRLLQKD